One Corynebacterium uterequi DNA segment encodes these proteins:
- a CDS encoding VG15 protein, which produces MTTLASDATDAVFTELTQRGVPITVDQAYRLTEALMPRVNAARASAYRAFMLDLARQVKQAGIRMDPEPMEPYPAKALYDAICQVCRLTPRTTDAHVQVLDRDTGKLVSTPVMISKANQHDQAVVDRIGAELARRVTRHIVQAGRQAVASTIHNGSARHPKTAKPVRVGYARVLSGRENCALCTMLASRGPVYRDDTVVKRRDGRRYHDGCDCVPVLVVDGQPWAGQDAYERLEAKWRDVTWVGGKPAPNQWRRWRAFVEGGRLNARDYAVGVAIGVERGSAPPKRGGLERKHSKATIRSAVTGANPTGDTRNCVRCVNAWALRRQGYNVVAAPGVAPLSAEQVTEAFWHGGKGRRRPVWVRSDTGDHGLKWEEVLEQMASVPADSWGFLRYKGTAFPHVTGWEKRGPEIVLVDPQLPETDLAKELERAVAGSIRWVNLKGYTFRNGIEFLIEGVRS; this is translated from the coding sequence ATGACCACATTGGCCAGTGACGCCACCGACGCGGTGTTTACCGAACTTACCCAGCGAGGTGTGCCCATCACCGTTGACCAGGCATACCGGCTGACCGAGGCACTCATGCCGAGAGTGAACGCGGCTCGGGCATCGGCGTACCGGGCGTTCATGCTTGATCTCGCCCGGCAGGTTAAGCAGGCCGGCATCCGGATGGACCCGGAGCCGATGGAGCCGTACCCGGCGAAAGCGCTGTATGACGCTATCTGCCAGGTCTGCCGGCTCACCCCACGTACCACCGACGCGCACGTGCAGGTCCTGGACAGGGACACCGGGAAACTAGTCTCCACCCCGGTGATGATCTCGAAGGCGAACCAACACGACCAGGCGGTAGTAGATCGTATTGGTGCTGAGCTGGCACGGCGGGTGACCAGGCACATAGTCCAAGCCGGGAGGCAAGCGGTGGCCTCGACGATACATAACGGCTCCGCCCGGCATCCGAAGACAGCTAAGCCGGTACGTGTCGGGTATGCGCGGGTGCTCTCAGGGCGTGAGAATTGTGCGTTGTGCACCATGCTGGCCTCTCGTGGCCCGGTGTACCGGGACGACACGGTAGTGAAGCGTCGTGATGGGCGTCGGTATCACGACGGGTGTGACTGCGTGCCTGTCCTCGTGGTTGATGGCCAACCCTGGGCCGGGCAGGATGCCTATGAGCGGCTGGAGGCGAAGTGGCGTGACGTCACCTGGGTTGGCGGGAAACCGGCGCCGAATCAGTGGCGGCGGTGGCGCGCCTTTGTTGAGGGCGGCAGGCTTAACGCCCGCGACTACGCGGTGGGGGTGGCGATTGGTGTGGAGCGTGGTAGTGCCCCGCCGAAGCGGGGCGGGTTGGAACGCAAACACTCGAAGGCGACGATACGCTCCGCGGTGACCGGGGCGAACCCCACAGGGGATACGCGGAATTGCGTTCGCTGTGTCAATGCGTGGGCACTACGGCGTCAGGGCTACAACGTGGTGGCTGCTCCTGGGGTGGCGCCGCTATCGGCGGAGCAAGTCACGGAGGCGTTCTGGCATGGTGGTAAAGGCCGCCGGCGCCCGGTGTGGGTGCGCTCTGATACGGGCGATCATGGTTTGAAGTGGGAGGAGGTGTTGGAGCAGATGGCGAGCGTGCCGGCAGACTCGTGGGGCTTCCTTCGATATAAAGGTACAGCGTTTCCCCATGTGACTGGTTGGGAAAAGCGTGGCCCGGAGATAGTACTCGTAGACCCGCAATTGCCAGAAACAGATCTGGCCAAGGAGCTTGAACGAGCTGTTGCTGGTTCGATCCGTTGGGTCAACTTGAAGGGGTACACTTTTCGTAACGGAATCGAGTTTTTGATCGAGGGAGTCCGGTCGTGA